TCTTCCCATTTTGTCCctcttattattttagttttattaaattaaataaaaatagggacgattttatttatttatttttattatattgtttttttcgaaaaaaaaaatcgttaaACCaaggattattttttaatcaaaggCAGCACATGTGGACGACGTGAAAAAACACTTCAATTTTGTCAAAAGAAGGCCTGAAATTCAACGCCTAATTCTCCACAAGTCCACGTGGCGTAATGTGATTGGTCACATCCAATTAAAACACAACCcccaaatcatttttattttacagcCATATGCTCTGTTTCCAGATCGCTTCGCTTCCTTTTTAATCATCCCATTCCCAATTGACCAAGAGGAATCATTTCAGCTCAGTTTCAGATCAGAGCTTCTTCTCTTGAGCCGCCGCCATGGAAGAAAAGgttccttcttcctcttcctcttcctcttcctcttcctcttccccgCACTCTGTTCTTCCCCATCACACTGATTTCGATTCCCTCTTCTAAAAAAccttctgttttttttcttgtaggTAGTGCTTATGGTGTTGAAAGTTGACCTTGAATGCGAGCGTTGCTACAAGAAAGTCAAGAAAGTTCTTTCCAAATTCCCTCGTATGAATCTCTCTGTTCTTCCcctgtttttaatttaagagaaaagttttaaattttgaagctttCCGTAGTTTATTTTGATGGGTTTTTTCGCTTTTTGTGTTAGAAATTCGAGATCAGGTTTATAATGACAAACAAGGGACGGTGCTAATCAAAGTGGTTTGCTGTTCGCCTGAAAAGATCATGAAGAAAATCTGCTGCAAAGGCGATGGATCCATTAAGAGCATCGAGATCAAAGAGCccgagaaaaagaaagaggagaagaaggaagagaaaaaggaagagaagaagaaagaagagaagaaagaagagaaaaaggaagagaagaagaaagaggagaagaaagaggagaagaagaaagaggagaagaaggaggagaagaaggaggagaaaaaggaagagaagaagaaagaggagaaaaaggaagagaagaaggcgGAAGGGGAAAAGCCGAAACTGGTGGCGCAACCGGTTCAAGGCTACCCACCGCTGCCGTACTCGGTTTGCTGCACTTCATGTTACGAGGGTCGGCCGTGTTACCAAT
This sequence is a window from Cucurbita pepo subsp. pepo cultivar mu-cu-16 chromosome LG19, ASM280686v2, whole genome shotgun sequence. Protein-coding genes within it:
- the LOC111782333 gene encoding protein PXR1-like; this encodes MEEKVVLMVLKVDLECERCYKKVKKVLSKFPQIRDQVYNDKQGTVLIKVVCCSPEKIMKKICCKGDGSIKSIEIKEPEKKKEEKKEEKKEEKKKEEKKEEKKEEKKKEEKKEEKKKEEKKEEKKEEKKEEKKKEEKKEEKKAEGEKPKLVAQPVQGYPPLPYSVCCTSCYEGRPCYQYQYQYNGYGVPAAAAAAAPYYVGRPVYDSYGGRGYSMGQSSDYYNPENPTGCSIM